The nucleotide window GAGAGAATCCAAAGTTCGGCGACCAATTCGAGAAATCTTACCCTTAATGGCATAACGTCCCACTTCTTTGAGGTAAATAAGCTTTGGATCGTCGATGGCTGCTTTCGTCAGTTTGATTTTGAAACCTTCTTTAACAGCGTATAGTTCTGGTTTCATTGCAGGTGACGATTCTTGAACTTTCTTGCGAGCATACTCGTGCAACTCATCAACAGAAATCAAACCATCGTTATCTATATCCGCCGCCCCTGTTTCTATTCCCTCGATTAAGTAATGGGTGTAAATCGACAAATCAGACCCTTGTTGTTCAAAGGAATACTGAGTAGAACTCGAAGAAGTAAGAATCGCTCGTCCCTCTCCCCCCAGCTGACTTTTAATATCTACCTTGCCGTCATCTTTTGCAGATAACCCTTCAGCGAAAGCACCACTAAAGCAACAGTCCAGAATTACCACTTGTCTTTTGGAGCGGCTATTGCTCATAATATCGTGGATAAAACTGGCCGGAACAGCGCTGGAGCGGTACAATTCTCCCCGCTTATTCTTGCTCGTTTTGCTAGTTGCTAAGTAAAGCTTGCCGCTATCATCTTTTATGCCGTGACCTGAGAAGTATAGCAGCACCAAGTCATCCCTATCCCGTTCCGAAAACAGCGTTTCAATAGCTTGCTCCATAATCGATGGATTGCCTGGATTTTTCAATATGTTCACATTTGCTTCTGCAAATCCGCCCATTTCTGGATTTTGTAAGACTCGCCTCATAGCTTCTAAGTCTTTTACAGCACCAGGTAAAGGATTCAATCCTGGTTCATATTCACTTACTCCAATCAGCAAAGCAACTTTAGTCATTTGTTTTAGTTTCCATCTACAAATCTCTGAGCTGCCTGAATGACAGCCTCTAATTCTTGTTGATTGCTAGCTTTTACTTTCAGCTTTTTACCATTGAATTCTACTTCTAATTCAATGCTTTTCGCCATGAGTCGATTACTCAAAAATCCAAGTACAGGCTTAATTTTATCTGGATTCACCTCAGCTTTCAGCATCCCCATTAAAAAACCACCAAAAGATTTGTTTCCCTCCGGCGGATTCCGATCGATTACACGATTGACCTCTTCTACTTCATCGAGTTGCCGCATCTGATTAAGCAGTTTTTGGGTTTCTTCTTCCAGATCCTCTTCATCTAAGTTGGAATCATTGAGTGCCAAGATGAGTTTAATGGTGGATTCGTCTGCCATACTGCTTACTCCGATACAAACCAGGCTAATTTATTTAATTATATTTCTGTGATTTCGCCTATTGTCCAGGACGCTAAATTTTAAATTTTGTAAAAAATTACGGCTCTCCCTGATGTTTGGTGGAAGAAGTAGCGACTTATACATTTTTGCTGGCCACAGAAGGCTGAAAACCTCGATCCAGTTAGATTATAAGCTTGCCTTATCACCACAAGTACGGGAGAGCCCATTGCAGAGTCTTTTGTACTCACAATGGTAAACTTTTGGGAAGTCTTTCTGGTCAATAATTTTATTTTAAAATTGCTAGTCTATCTGAAAATTTTGCCTGAAGCATACATCACCCCTAACTCGAAGCACTCGTATAAAAACTTAACGCAAATCGCCAAAATCCCACAGAAGCCAAAAACAGCACAACTGCCAACACACCCGCACCCAACACCCAACCAACTTCCCCTCGCCCCAACATCGCCTCTGCTGGCACTGTTGTTAAAAATGCCACAGGTACTATAAAAGTAAAGAAGAATCGATAAGCAGTAGGATAAGCCATCATCGGGTATCTTCCCGCCTCCAGCAGTCCTCTCAATACCTCGGTAACGTTGAATATTTTGACAAACCAGATGCTAGTCGCTCCCAGCATAAACCACAAGCTGTAGAGGATAGCGACACCGAATGCGATCGGCACAGCACTAATCAAGTAATCATTAATACCAATACCCAGCCGTACACCTGCATAGCCAATCAGCAAAAAACCGAAAATTAAATCGGGTATTCCCCAAGGCGATACACTTCTAGCAGAAAGCCAAAATTGACTGCCGATCGGTTTTAGCAGCACAAAATCGAGAGTT belongs to Aerosakkonema funiforme FACHB-1375 and includes:
- a CDS encoding ABC transporter permease: MKRYLRVLGLFWSTSLAAEMEYRVNFILAALSSLGNLIGSLFSLFLFYRTGYTFQGWSWSETLVVLGIFTLLQGFSTTFLVPNLNRIVRQVQEGTLDFVLLKPIGSQFWLSARSVSPWGIPDLIFGFLLIGYAGVRLGIGINDYLISAVPIAFGVAILYSLWFMLGATSIWFVKIFNVTEVLRGLLEAGRYPMMAYPTAYRFFFTFIVPVAFLTTVPAEAMLGRGEVGWVLGAGVLAVVLFLASVGFWRFALSFYTSASS